A genomic region of Candidatus Baltobacteraceae bacterium contains the following coding sequences:
- the gcvPB gene encoding aminomethyl-transferring glycine dehydrogenase subunit GcvPB translates to MSTPTFDRTASPLIFELGQEGRANRYVEQGKPLEQFLPKNVLREDLPLPDNSELDVVRHFTKLSQRTFGIDLGFYPLGSCTMKYNPRVNDAMATKREFAQLHPYTPDELAQGALQVMYELERSLASLFGMAAFSLNPAAGAHAELAALLIAKKYFKDRGEEQRDKVIVPDTAHGTNPASAAMCGFKVISLPSDERGRVSVDEIEKVLGPDTAVCMMTNPNTLGLFEDHIAEIAAAVHDVGGLMYYDGANANAIMGNVRPGDMGFDLMHLNTHKTFTIPHGGGGAGHGPVGVAAHLVDYLPTPVVRAMASFETPASQVPQDDRAPSERFTFELDFDRPKSIGPMRSFWCNFAHAVRALAYIYANGADGLKRVSQLAVLNANYVRVKVAEFLETPYPEICRHEFVASAQELKKETGVKALDLAKALLDHGMMAPTMYFPLIVPECLMIEPTETESKETLDNFIAVLREIVETAKRDPAALMAAPVTTVVGRVDETRAARQPDLRWEPPSPSSRT, encoded by the coding sequence GTGTCCACGCCAACGTTTGACCGCACGGCGAGCCCGCTCATCTTCGAACTCGGGCAAGAAGGGCGTGCCAACCGCTACGTGGAGCAAGGCAAACCGCTCGAGCAGTTCCTTCCGAAGAACGTGCTGCGCGAGGATCTGCCGCTGCCCGACAACAGCGAGCTCGACGTGGTGCGTCATTTTACCAAACTTTCGCAGCGTACGTTCGGAATCGACCTGGGTTTTTATCCGCTGGGCTCGTGTACGATGAAGTACAATCCGCGCGTCAATGACGCGATGGCGACCAAACGCGAGTTCGCTCAGCTCCACCCGTATACGCCCGACGAATTGGCGCAGGGCGCGCTCCAAGTGATGTACGAGCTCGAGCGCTCGCTGGCATCGCTTTTCGGCATGGCGGCCTTCTCACTCAACCCCGCGGCGGGCGCGCACGCGGAGCTGGCTGCGCTGCTGATCGCCAAGAAATATTTCAAGGATCGCGGGGAAGAGCAGCGCGACAAAGTGATCGTGCCCGATACGGCGCACGGTACGAATCCCGCCTCGGCGGCGATGTGCGGATTCAAGGTGATCTCGCTGCCGAGCGACGAGCGCGGGCGCGTGAGCGTCGACGAGATCGAAAAAGTGCTCGGCCCGGACACCGCCGTCTGCATGATGACCAACCCGAATACGCTCGGCCTCTTCGAAGATCACATCGCCGAGATCGCGGCGGCGGTGCACGACGTCGGCGGGTTGATGTACTACGACGGCGCGAACGCGAACGCGATCATGGGCAACGTGCGCCCTGGCGACATGGGCTTCGACCTCATGCACCTCAACACGCACAAGACGTTCACGATCCCGCACGGCGGCGGCGGCGCCGGACACGGACCGGTCGGCGTGGCCGCGCATCTGGTCGACTATCTGCCGACGCCGGTCGTTCGTGCTATGGCATCCTTCGAGACGCCTGCTTCGCAGGTTCCTCAGGATGACAGAGCCCCTAGCGAACGCTTCACCTTTGAGCTCGATTTCGATCGTCCGAAGTCGATCGGACCGATGCGCTCGTTCTGGTGCAACTTCGCGCATGCCGTGCGCGCGCTCGCGTACATCTACGCGAACGGCGCCGACGGGCTCAAACGCGTCTCGCAGCTTGCGGTGCTCAACGCGAATTACGTGCGCGTCAAAGTCGCGGAATTTCTCGAGACGCCCTATCCGGAGATCTGCCGGCACGAGTTCGTCGCCTCGGCCCAGGAGCTCAAGAAGGAGACGGGCGTCAAGGCGCTCGATCTCGCCAAGGCGCTGCTCGATCACGGAATGATGGCGCCCACGATGTACTTTCCGCTGATCGTGCCGGAGTGTTTGATGATCGAGCCGACCGAGACCGAGTCGAAGGAGACGCTCGACAATTTCATCGCCGTACTCCGCGAGATCGTCGAAACCGCGAAGCGCGATCCCGCCGCGCTGATGGCGGCGCCGGTGACGACCGTCGTCGGGCGGGTCGACGAAACGCGCGCTGCGCGCCAACCCGACCTGCGCTGGGAGCCACCCTCTCCGTCATCCCGAACGTAG
- a CDS encoding deoxyribonuclease IV has protein sequence MRIGIHTRVSAGYAKAVAYAASLGCTAVQIFSSNARSYRVAKVDTSALAAFSQLRADAGIERCVIHTAYLINLGSEDPAIVSKSLGLLRGDLAVAAAGKIDYVNTHLGSYGTRDRGEGFAAIVAALEDALSDIAPGVMLVMENSAGAGNLAGGTLEELGRFIAAIDHPQLGVCLDTAHAWAAGYEINSADSVERFLTLADRHIGLARIPMFHFNDTQVPLGAARDRHFHIGEGLIGFEGFRALLAHPEVREKVAILETPGEEADDRRNMETLLAIQRGISPSGSAEGRTPQIQRS, from the coding sequence GTGCGCATCGGGATCCACACGCGCGTCTCCGCCGGTTATGCCAAGGCCGTCGCCTATGCGGCCTCGCTCGGTTGCACGGCCGTGCAGATCTTCTCGAGCAATGCGCGAAGCTATCGCGTCGCGAAGGTCGATACGTCCGCGCTCGCGGCGTTTTCGCAGCTGCGCGCGGACGCGGGTATCGAGCGCTGCGTGATCCACACGGCCTATCTGATAAACCTGGGCAGCGAGGACCCGGCGATCGTGAGTAAATCGCTTGGCCTTTTGCGAGGCGATCTCGCGGTAGCTGCTGCGGGGAAGATCGACTACGTCAATACGCATCTGGGCTCGTACGGAACTCGCGATCGCGGCGAAGGCTTCGCCGCAATCGTGGCGGCGTTGGAAGACGCGCTGAGCGATATTGCACCCGGCGTGATGCTGGTGATGGAAAACTCGGCGGGAGCCGGCAATCTCGCCGGCGGTACGCTCGAAGAACTCGGCCGCTTCATCGCGGCGATCGATCATCCGCAGCTCGGTGTGTGTCTGGACACGGCGCATGCCTGGGCCGCCGGCTATGAGATCAACTCGGCCGACAGCGTGGAACGTTTCCTAACGCTGGCCGACCGGCACATCGGGCTAGCACGCATTCCGATGTTTCATTTCAACGACACCCAAGTACCGCTCGGAGCCGCCCGCGATCGGCATTTCCACATCGGCGAAGGCCTGATCGGCTTCGAAGGTTTTCGCGCGCTGCTCGCCCACCCCGAGGTGCGCGAGAAAGTGGCGATCCTGGAGACGCCAGGCGAAGAAGCCGACGACAGGCGGAACATGGAAACCTTGCTCGCGATCCAGAGAGGAATTTCGCCGAGCGGATCGGCCGAAGGCCGAACGCCACAGATTCAGCGAAGCTGA
- a CDS encoding aliphatic sulfonate ABC transporter substrate-binding protein yields the protein MDPTRREAIGLASAALAALALPGRARAAGKLDALTLDYAYYNPVSLILKQNGWIERALAPAGTNVSWVLSLGSNKANQFLASGSAQFASTAGSAALLARANGVPLHTVFLYSQPEWTAIVVGRNSKLRSLRELKDKRIAATRGTDPWFFLLRALASVGLSSSDVQIVELQHPDGRVALERGQVDAWAGLDPHMAASQLEAGSRLLYRNIAWNTYGALNAREDFLTAYPDVVRTVLRTYELGHAYAKAHPDETAKILAEASNLDVKIASLVINDRTRFTDPVPGKAYLDSVGGTIPVIRSEQLVADVGAVQSALGSLADPAPARVALAHA from the coding sequence ATGGACCCGACCCGACGCGAGGCAATCGGCCTCGCCAGCGCCGCCCTCGCTGCCCTCGCCCTTCCCGGCCGGGCTCGTGCGGCGGGCAAACTCGACGCGCTGACCCTCGACTACGCGTACTACAATCCCGTCAGCCTGATCCTCAAGCAGAACGGCTGGATCGAGCGCGCGCTCGCACCGGCCGGGACGAACGTTTCCTGGGTTCTCTCGCTCGGCTCGAACAAGGCCAATCAATTCCTCGCCTCGGGCTCGGCGCAGTTCGCCTCGACCGCCGGAAGCGCGGCGCTGCTGGCACGAGCCAACGGCGTTCCGCTGCACACCGTTTTTCTCTACTCGCAGCCGGAGTGGACCGCGATCGTCGTCGGCCGCAACTCCAAGCTGAGGTCGCTGCGCGAGCTGAAAGACAAGCGCATCGCGGCGACGCGCGGAACCGATCCGTGGTTCTTTCTGCTGCGCGCGCTGGCGTCGGTGGGCCTGAGTTCGAGCGACGTCCAGATCGTCGAGCTACAGCATCCCGACGGCCGGGTCGCCCTCGAACGCGGCCAAGTCGACGCCTGGGCCGGACTGGACCCGCACATGGCGGCATCGCAACTCGAGGCCGGCTCGCGCCTGCTCTACCGCAACATTGCCTGGAACACGTACGGCGCGCTCAACGCGCGCGAGGATTTTCTCACCGCGTATCCCGACGTCGTACGCACCGTGCTGCGCACCTACGAGCTCGGTCACGCGTATGCCAAAGCGCACCCGGACGAAACCGCGAAGATTCTCGCCGAAGCATCGAACCTCGACGTGAAGATCGCGAGCCTGGTTATCAACGACCGCACGCGCTTCACCGATCCCGTTCCGGGCAAGGCGTATCTCGATTCGGTCGGCGGTACGATTCCGGTGATTCGCTCCGAGCAACTCGTCGCCGACGTCGGCGCGGTGCAGAGCGCGCTCGGCTCGCTGGCCGATCCAGCGCCCGCGCGCGTCGCCCTCGCCCATGCGTAA
- a CDS encoding GNAT family N-acetyltransferase gives MKLQPIDFETYAETVLPLSAPLWGGERTFERYVEHTGEVARSGYGRRHYRTIGLYNGKALLASFKRYERTLRNGSERLRALGVGAVFTPPDLRGRGYASAMLAMELDRSRAEGFDLAFLFSDIRPQFYAELGFSLLPSRSISLRADSLAKTRVEVARLEERDWPGVQRCFELCEHQRTSAFVRTPLVWEWLRLRMRQGSEHPGSIETNLLVRRGRAISAYVLGARAPKHDAYILDEFGYADAEAAALIPALLRSAAGDLRRITGWLPPEPARERLPRASVRKRASALLMAAGLSAPGKRWVSGAASAKNECIWGTDHI, from the coding sequence ATGAAACTCCAACCGATCGATTTCGAAACCTACGCCGAAACGGTGCTTCCGCTCAGTGCGCCGCTCTGGGGCGGCGAGCGCACCTTCGAACGCTACGTCGAGCACACCGGCGAAGTCGCGCGCAGCGGATACGGGCGGCGGCACTATCGCACCATCGGTCTCTACAACGGCAAAGCGCTGCTGGCATCGTTCAAACGATACGAGCGCACGCTGCGCAACGGCTCGGAACGGTTGCGGGCCCTGGGCGTCGGCGCCGTCTTTACGCCGCCCGACTTACGCGGCCGCGGGTACGCCAGCGCGATGCTCGCGATGGAACTCGACCGTTCGCGCGCCGAAGGCTTCGATCTCGCGTTCCTTTTCTCGGACATCCGGCCGCAGTTTTACGCCGAGCTCGGCTTCTCGCTGCTGCCCTCGCGCTCGATCAGTCTGCGCGCCGACAGCTTGGCAAAGACGCGCGTCGAAGTGGCGCGGCTCGAGGAACGGGACTGGCCCGGCGTGCAGCGCTGTTTCGAACTCTGCGAACACCAACGAACGAGTGCGTTCGTGCGCACGCCGTTGGTGTGGGAATGGCTGCGGCTGCGCATGCGTCAGGGCTCGGAACATCCGGGCAGTATCGAGACCAACCTCCTCGTGCGTCGTGGGCGCGCGATCTCGGCCTACGTTCTCGGTGCGCGCGCGCCCAAGCACGACGCGTACATTCTCGATGAATTCGGCTACGCCGATGCCGAAGCGGCAGCGCTGATTCCGGCGCTGCTTCGCAGCGCGGCCGGCGACCTCCGGCGAATCACCGGGTGGCTTCCGCCCGAACCGGCGCGTGAACGACTTCCGCGCGCGAGCGTGCGCAAGCGCGCAAGCGCGCTGCTCATGGCCGCCGGGCTCAGTGCGCCGGGGAAGCGATGGGTTTCCGGCGCCGCCTCCGCAAAGAACGAGTGCATCTGGGGAACCGATCATATCTAG
- the scpB gene encoding SMC-Scp complex subunit ScpB — MNDSDSELSAEAHELRAAAESVQPAIEALLFVASEALDAKRIAKLTGEEERAVALALQSLEERYSNGGIVLRQIAGGYRFATSSAVRDVVEAYLLPPKTTLSTPALEALAIVAHMQPVTKGEIEAIRGVNSDSVVGTLLDRGLIAEAGRKDVVGRPITYKTTPLFLESFGLRSLDDLPQLELEPGQPLELNLILPPAAVE; from the coding sequence TTGAACGATTCAGACTCCGAGCTCAGCGCCGAAGCGCACGAACTGCGCGCCGCTGCCGAAAGCGTGCAGCCCGCGATCGAGGCCCTGCTTTTCGTCGCCAGCGAAGCACTTGACGCCAAGCGCATCGCGAAACTGACCGGAGAGGAGGAGCGCGCGGTCGCGCTGGCGCTGCAATCGCTCGAAGAACGCTACAGCAACGGCGGCATCGTGCTGCGCCAAATTGCCGGCGGGTACCGTTTCGCGACGTCGTCTGCGGTGCGCGACGTGGTCGAGGCGTACCTCTTGCCGCCGAAGACGACGCTCTCGACGCCGGCACTCGAGGCGCTTGCCATCGTAGCGCACATGCAACCGGTCACCAAAGGTGAGATCGAAGCAATTCGCGGCGTCAATTCCGATAGCGTCGTCGGCACGCTGCTCGATCGCGGCTTGATCGCCGAAGCCGGGCGCAAAGACGTCGTCGGTCGCCCCATCACCTACAAAACGACGCCGCTCTTTCTCGAGTCCTTCGGGCTGCGGTCGCTCGATGATCTGCCGCAGCTCGAGCTGGAGCCCGGGCAACCGCTCGAGCTGAACCTCATTCTTCCACCGGCGGCGGTCGAGTGA
- a CDS encoding ATP-binding cassette domain-containing protein, translating to MDGWPAVMSAIRIVDLSVTFGALRVLEGISLTVERGEIVAILGPSGCGKSTLLRTIAGLDVHPIGDIAVEGEVGYVFQEPRLFPWLTVERNVRFAARTPDERARVDDVLELTGLDGARSTLPKALSGGMAQRTALARALVRKPSVLLLDEPLAALDALRRMQLQEALAEIIAAVSATAILVTHDIEEALYLADRIVLLHGSPATIALEIVVPPHKHRNRDCNLTAERSALFHALSGDETRQEESA from the coding sequence GTGGACGGATGGCCTGCGGTCATGAGCGCGATCCGCATTGTCGATCTGTCCGTTACCTTCGGCGCGTTGCGCGTGCTCGAAGGAATCTCGCTCACGGTCGAACGCGGCGAAATCGTCGCCATTCTCGGGCCGAGCGGCTGTGGAAAGAGCACGCTGCTGCGAACGATTGCGGGGCTCGACGTGCATCCAATCGGTGATATCGCGGTCGAGGGCGAGGTTGGCTACGTCTTTCAGGAGCCGCGGCTCTTTCCGTGGCTGACCGTCGAACGCAACGTACGCTTTGCGGCACGAACGCCCGATGAGCGCGCGCGCGTCGACGACGTGCTCGAGCTCACCGGATTGGACGGCGCGCGATCGACGCTGCCCAAGGCGCTTTCCGGCGGCATGGCGCAGCGGACCGCGCTCGCCCGCGCGCTGGTGCGCAAACCCTCGGTGCTGTTGTTGGACGAGCCGCTTGCCGCGCTCGATGCGCTACGCCGCATGCAGTTGCAGGAAGCGCTCGCCGAGATCATCGCCGCCGTCAGTGCGACGGCAATTCTCGTCACCCACGATATCGAGGAAGCGCTCTACCTCGCAGACCGGATCGTGCTCCTGCACGGTTCGCCGGCGACGATCGCGCTCGAGATCGTCGTCCCGCCGCACAAGCACCGCAACCGCGACTGCAATCTCACCGCCGAACGCAGCGCACTCTTCCACGCGCTGTCGGGCGACGAGACCCGCCAGGAGGAGTCAGCGTAA
- a CDS encoding class I SAM-dependent methyltransferase, whose product MTSFDSLVAEYDAGRLGYANDVYNALANFGFSPRYAILDIGCGTGLAGGPLIENDFNVTGVDPSEPMLAVAKERYPEATWVRGTAESLPFEDSSFDAVICAQAFHHFDAGPAMAELRRVLRADGRVGIWWKSLMSDDPVKQLRDAVAVDMGFAPLNSGWRGGFREFYSAGFSQTGVRVIPWSTIVTLSRFLQYERSRKIVRDAFGGRDSEYFQRLEERLRETLGQGDPVMPLTYTHFLYLAKK is encoded by the coding sequence GTGACGTCGTTCGATTCACTGGTTGCCGAGTACGACGCAGGCCGTCTGGGCTACGCCAACGACGTCTACAACGCGCTGGCGAATTTCGGCTTCTCTCCGCGGTATGCGATTCTCGACATCGGGTGCGGCACCGGCTTGGCGGGGGGACCGTTGATCGAAAACGACTTCAACGTCACCGGGGTCGATCCGTCCGAACCGATGCTAGCCGTCGCCAAGGAACGCTATCCGGAAGCGACGTGGGTGCGCGGGACGGCGGAGTCGCTGCCGTTCGAAGACTCGTCGTTCGACGCGGTGATTTGCGCGCAGGCGTTCCATCATTTCGACGCAGGCCCGGCGATGGCGGAGCTTCGGCGCGTGCTGCGTGCGGACGGCCGCGTCGGCATCTGGTGGAAGAGTCTGATGAGCGACGATCCCGTGAAGCAGCTTCGCGACGCAGTCGCGGTGGATATGGGCTTCGCGCCGCTGAACAGCGGATGGCGCGGCGGATTCAGGGAATTCTACTCGGCCGGCTTTTCGCAGACGGGCGTTCGCGTGATTCCGTGGAGCACGATCGTCACGTTGAGCCGCTTCCTTCAGTACGAGCGTTCGCGGAAAATCGTACGCGACGCATTCGGCGGGCGCGACTCCGAATATTTTCAACGGCTCGAAGAGCGGCTGCGCGAAACGCTCGGCCAAGGCGATCCCGTCATGCCGCTCACGTACACGCACTTTCTCTACCTCGCGAAAAAGTAA
- a CDS encoding ABC transporter permease has product MRNVLLAWFVPAAILVLWIVAGAVHWFAPDQLAPPGRVIAELGSLWQRGLLQQDILASVARVFSGFAIALALAIVIGTLVGLNGTVERAIDPTLQAIRSVPSLAWVPLLLLWLGIGESAKVTLIAIGAFFPVYVNLVAGIHGVDRKLVEVARILGLHPFGIAVRVVLPAALPSLLVGARIGLTQAWLFLVAAELLASTRGLGFLLTEGQQISRPDEILVAILLLAILGKLCESGMRTIERRSTAWTDGLRS; this is encoded by the coding sequence ATGCGTAACGTCCTGCTCGCATGGTTTGTGCCGGCGGCGATCCTCGTCCTGTGGATCGTCGCCGGCGCCGTCCATTGGTTTGCACCCGATCAACTCGCCCCGCCGGGACGCGTCATTGCCGAACTCGGCTCGCTGTGGCAGCGTGGACTCTTGCAGCAAGACATCCTCGCGAGCGTCGCGCGTGTCTTTTCCGGCTTTGCGATCGCACTCGCGCTGGCAATCGTCATCGGCACGCTGGTTGGCTTGAACGGTACGGTCGAGCGCGCGATCGACCCGACGCTGCAAGCGATTCGTTCGGTGCCTTCGCTCGCGTGGGTGCCGCTGCTGTTACTTTGGCTCGGCATCGGCGAATCGGCAAAGGTCACGCTGATCGCGATCGGTGCGTTCTTCCCGGTCTACGTAAATCTGGTCGCCGGCATTCACGGGGTCGATCGCAAGTTGGTCGAGGTCGCGCGCATCCTCGGGCTGCATCCGTTCGGCATCGCGGTTCGCGTCGTGCTGCCGGCGGCGCTTCCCTCGCTGCTGGTCGGCGCGCGGATCGGTCTCACGCAGGCGTGGCTTTTCCTCGTTGCCGCGGAATTGCTCGCCTCGACGCGCGGCCTGGGATTCTTGCTGACCGAGGGCCAGCAGATCTCACGACCCGACGAGATCCTGGTCGCGATCTTGTTGCTCGCCATCCTCGGCAAACTCTGCGAATCGGGAATGCGCACAATCGAGCGGAGAAGCACCGCGTGGACGGATGGCCTGCGGTCATGA
- the dinB gene encoding DNA polymerase IV produces MGFVAHFDIDAFYASVAVRDDPSLRGKPVAVAGSHRRAVVLTASYEARPYGVRSALPLYRARELCPQLVVVRPQMSRYKEISREVFAIFGASGRAVEGLSLDEAFVDFGATSLEAARADAAAIRAEVFAQTSLTVSAGVATGKMIAKIASDSCKPDGLLAIEPGDEARFLAPLPAARLWGIGPKTAARLQTFGIATIGQVAALDESQARAIFGSWGPQVRDLARGIDTRSVEPGRETKSISSETTFEYDVRDERKLIEVLREQAAEIAESLEREDCSATTVGIKIKRADFRVFGRQTHLAEPTRDARMIYRAALHCLRRAHLAGTPVRLLGLRVASLALGQPKQISFFDGSSGPGPNA; encoded by the coding sequence ATGGGATTCGTAGCGCACTTTGACATCGACGCGTTCTACGCCAGCGTCGCGGTTCGCGACGATCCGAGCTTGCGCGGAAAGCCCGTTGCGGTCGCCGGGTCGCACCGGCGGGCGGTGGTGTTGACCGCCTCGTACGAGGCGCGTCCCTACGGTGTGCGCTCGGCCCTTCCGCTCTATCGAGCACGCGAACTCTGCCCGCAACTCGTCGTGGTGCGCCCGCAGATGAGTCGGTACAAAGAGATATCGCGCGAGGTGTTCGCGATCTTCGGCGCGAGCGGCCGCGCGGTCGAGGGACTTTCGCTCGACGAGGCGTTCGTCGATTTCGGCGCCACGTCGCTCGAGGCGGCGCGCGCCGATGCAGCCGCCATCCGTGCCGAAGTCTTCGCGCAAACCTCGCTGACGGTGAGCGCGGGCGTCGCGACCGGGAAGATGATTGCCAAAATCGCCTCGGACAGCTGCAAGCCCGACGGCCTGCTCGCGATCGAGCCCGGCGACGAGGCGCGGTTTCTGGCGCCGCTGCCGGCAGCTCGTTTGTGGGGCATCGGCCCGAAGACGGCGGCGCGTTTGCAGACGTTCGGGATCGCGACGATCGGACAGGTTGCGGCGCTCGACGAATCGCAGGCGCGCGCGATCTTCGGGTCGTGGGGACCGCAGGTGCGCGATCTCGCGCGCGGCATCGACACCCGCAGCGTCGAACCCGGCCGCGAAACGAAATCGATTTCGTCCGAGACAACCTTCGAATACGACGTCCGCGACGAGCGCAAACTGATCGAGGTCCTGCGCGAACAAGCGGCGGAAATCGCCGAGAGCCTCGAACGCGAGGACTGCAGCGCGACGACGGTCGGGATCAAGATCAAGCGCGCCGATTTCCGCGTCTTTGGACGTCAGACACATTTGGCCGAACCGACGCGCGACGCCCGCATGATCTACCGGGCTGCGCTGCATTGTTTGCGCCGAGCTCATCTGGCCGGAACGCCGGTCCGGCTACTCGGTCTTCGCGTCGCCTCGCTTGCGCTCGGTCAGCCCAAGCAGATCAGTTTCTTCGACGGTTCGAGCGGACCGGGCCCAAACGCGTAG
- a CDS encoding NUDIX hydrolase yields the protein MRIKYEVSAGGLMLRPRESGFDALLIGRGSPRIWTLPKGHVEARESNEQAAIREVREETGCWGEILIRLSEISYWFYVGKAKHKKSVTFYLMRYLSGDPAQHDHEVDEARWFEANAARKALKYVNEKRLVDMGLEFVAANPAVFGDDATVALAEQKSS from the coding sequence ATGCGAATCAAGTATGAAGTGTCGGCCGGCGGCTTGATGTTACGGCCGCGCGAGTCTGGCTTCGACGCGCTCTTGATCGGACGCGGTTCGCCGCGCATTTGGACCTTGCCGAAGGGACACGTCGAAGCGCGCGAGTCGAACGAACAGGCCGCGATCCGCGAAGTTCGCGAGGAGACGGGGTGCTGGGGCGAGATTCTCATTCGCCTGAGCGAGATCTCGTATTGGTTCTACGTCGGCAAAGCCAAGCACAAGAAGAGCGTCACCTTCTATCTCATGCGTTATCTCTCGGGCGACCCCGCGCAGCACGACCACGAGGTGGACGAAGCCCGCTGGTTCGAGGCCAACGCGGCACGCAAGGCGCTCAAGTACGTCAACGAAAAGCGCCTGGTCGACATGGGGCTCGAGTTCGTCGCCGCCAACCCCGCCGTCTTTGGCGACGATGCAACCGTGGCACTGGCCGAACAGAAGAGCTCTTGA
- a CDS encoding segregation/condensation protein A, which translates to MTDADALHVRLDVFDGPLDLLLSLIKEQQLDIATVPLASVAEQYLAYVRMMEALDMELAAEYLVIAATLVFLKSKALLPPIPQEFLDEGEDSPEAVEERLRRRLIAYSRYRELGVQLRARQEEASGYYYRDSGDPTSELVQHYRVDPEKLKRAFITMLQQARPEKREIVRERVSLIAQMDYISRKVKEQGQVSFFALCRELGMTRDVIIVTFLAILELVRRHRVDFQQPDHDDDIRLFPISHAVTQV; encoded by the coding sequence TTGACCGACGCCGACGCCCTCCACGTCCGGCTCGACGTTTTCGACGGGCCGCTCGATCTGCTCCTGAGTCTGATCAAAGAGCAGCAGCTCGACATCGCAACCGTGCCGCTCGCTTCCGTAGCCGAGCAATACCTGGCATACGTGCGTATGATGGAAGCGCTCGACATGGAGCTCGCGGCGGAGTACCTGGTCATCGCGGCGACGCTGGTCTTTCTCAAATCCAAAGCCTTGCTGCCGCCCATTCCGCAAGAGTTTCTCGACGAGGGTGAGGATTCGCCCGAAGCGGTCGAGGAGCGGTTGCGCCGCCGGCTCATCGCGTACTCGCGCTATCGTGAGCTCGGCGTTCAGCTCCGCGCCCGGCAAGAGGAAGCGAGCGGTTATTACTACCGCGATTCCGGCGATCCGACCAGCGAACTCGTCCAGCACTATCGCGTCGATCCGGAGAAGCTCAAGCGCGCGTTCATCACGATGCTGCAGCAGGCGCGCCCCGAGAAACGCGAAATCGTGCGCGAGCGCGTCTCGCTGATCGCACAGATGGACTACATCTCTCGCAAAGTGAAGGAACAGGGGCAGGTCTCGTTCTTCGCCCTCTGCCGCGAGTTGGGAATGACCCGCGACGTCATCATCGTGACCTTCCTCGCCATCTTGGAACTGGTGCGCCGTCACCGCGTCGATTTCCAACAACCGGATCACGATGACGACATCCGGCTGTTTCCAATCTCTCACGCCGTTACCCAGGTATAG